One stretch of Amycolatopsis sp. NBC_00345 DNA includes these proteins:
- a CDS encoding fatty acyl-AMP ligase has protein sequence MKSSPKMVSPPVSERSLVSVFAELHAREPLRELFVFVDDDGRDVERLTARQLAGRADGVRALLERERISPGDRVVLVHLPSLDFIAAFLGCLAAGVIPVPVSPPNPFRLEHDVALLSAIVDSSGARAMLTHAPYRDLVAAAASAPGGKTPAWPAIPWLCPDGSPAEPALAPDSWPAAVDLDEPAFLQYTSGSTGTPKGVMVTHRNIHHELEALRIDLELDGDSVGVCWVPHFHDLGLISVLLTTLTGHARTYLMSPLSFLKRPAVWFEVLSRVRGTHTTAPNFAFDLMARKVTPEQRAAWDLSSVRVLCSGGEIVQPAAMERFFAEYKSTGLGREAFRPGYGLAEHTLSVSMGTGGPLTLDRGELERGWAVPVDDPSDRRTAVFYGSGWVTKAGAKVRIIDPATFRPCERNQIGEIWIDSPTKARGYWGRESDSRETFEAVPTDGDQGRYLRTGDLGFLRDGELFVTGRLKDLIILYGHNYAPEDIESSVRRSDQRIRRGGVAAFSVPPVPGESAVERLVVFAETTLTDPADEIVAEIVRAIRRQVHADQGLVCDDVVVANNLVLKTSSGKVRRTACRDRYLSKEPAL, from the coding sequence ATGAAGAGCTCGCCGAAGATGGTTTCCCCGCCGGTGTCCGAACGCAGCCTCGTCTCGGTCTTCGCCGAGCTTCACGCGAGGGAGCCGCTTCGCGAGTTGTTCGTCTTCGTCGACGACGACGGGCGCGACGTCGAGCGGCTGACCGCTCGGCAGCTCGCCGGGCGGGCGGACGGGGTTCGCGCGCTGCTCGAACGCGAGCGGATCAGCCCCGGTGACCGCGTTGTGCTCGTGCACCTGCCGTCCCTCGATTTCATCGCCGCCTTCCTGGGCTGCCTGGCGGCCGGGGTGATCCCCGTGCCGGTGTCCCCGCCGAACCCGTTCCGGCTCGAGCACGATGTCGCGCTGCTGTCGGCGATCGTGGACAGCAGTGGCGCGCGGGCGATGCTGACCCACGCGCCCTATCGCGACCTGGTGGCCGCCGCCGCTTCGGCCCCAGGCGGGAAAACTCCCGCGTGGCCGGCCATCCCCTGGCTCTGCCCCGACGGCTCCCCCGCGGAACCGGCGCTCGCGCCGGATTCCTGGCCCGCTGCCGTCGATCTGGACGAGCCGGCCTTCCTCCAGTACACGTCGGGGTCGACGGGAACTCCCAAGGGCGTCATGGTCACCCATCGCAACATCCATCACGAGCTTGAAGCGCTGCGGATCGACCTGGAGCTGGACGGCGATTCCGTCGGCGTGTGCTGGGTGCCGCACTTCCACGACCTGGGGCTCATCAGCGTGCTGCTGACCACGCTGACCGGGCACGCGCGCACGTACCTGATGTCGCCGTTGAGTTTCCTGAAACGGCCCGCGGTCTGGTTCGAGGTCCTGTCGAGGGTACGGGGAACGCACACCACCGCGCCGAACTTCGCCTTCGACCTGATGGCCCGCAAGGTCACGCCGGAGCAGCGGGCCGCATGGGACCTCAGCTCGGTCCGCGTGCTTTGTTCGGGCGGGGAGATCGTGCAGCCGGCGGCCATGGAGAGGTTCTTCGCCGAGTACAAAAGCACCGGACTCGGCCGCGAGGCTTTCCGGCCGGGATACGGCTTGGCCGAGCACACGCTCAGCGTCAGCATGGGGACCGGCGGACCGCTGACCCTCGACCGCGGCGAACTCGAACGCGGCTGGGCGGTCCCGGTCGACGACCCGTCAGACCGGCGGACCGCTGTGTTCTACGGCAGCGGCTGGGTCACCAAGGCCGGCGCGAAGGTGCGGATCATCGACCCTGCCACATTCCGGCCCTGCGAGCGGAATCAGATCGGTGAGATCTGGATCGACTCCCCGACCAAGGCCCGTGGCTACTGGGGGCGTGAGTCCGACAGCCGGGAAACCTTCGAGGCCGTCCCCACCGACGGTGACCAGGGCCGTTATCTGAGAACGGGCGATCTCGGTTTTCTCCGTGACGGCGAGCTTTTCGTGACGGGCCGACTGAAAGACCTGATCATCCTGTACGGGCACAACTACGCACCCGAAGACATCGAGAGCAGCGTGCGCCGAAGCGACCAGCGGATCCGCCGGGGAGGCGTGGCGGCGTTCTCGGTCCCGCCGGTGCCCGGCGAGTCCGCGGTCGAGCGCTTGGTGGTCTTCGCCGAGACCACCCTCACCGATCCCGCCGACGAGATCGTGGCGGAGATCGTCCGCGCGATCCGCCGCCAGGTGCACGCGGACCAGGGACTGGTGTGCGACGACGTGGTCGTGGCGAACAACCTGGTGCTGAAGACCAGCAGCGGCAAGGTCCGCCGTACCGCGTGCCGCGACCGGTATCTGAGCAAGGAACCCGCACTGTGA
- a CDS encoding agmatine deiminase family protein, with product MKRVMPEEGEPHRRTWMAFGAGDRIWEPGQVPVLQRNLAAIAAAVARFEPVTMLVRPDELDLARGLLGDAAVELVAAELDDLWLRDTGPVFVTGDGELAAVDFNFTGWGGKQEHSRDSRVAGLVTGRAGASAVHTGLVLEGGGIEVDGEGTAIITESCVLNENRNPGLSKQDAEAQLGEVLGLEKIIWLPGIAGHDITDGHTDFYARFAGPGVVVAGLDTDPDSYDHDVTRRHLDLLKSAADARGRPLRVEVIKAPTRLRHESADADFAAGYINFYVCNGGVIAPEFGDRKADAAALATLRRLFPGRHVVQLDIDGIAAGGGGIHCTTQQEPALR from the coding sequence ATGAAGCGGGTGATGCCCGAGGAGGGCGAGCCGCACCGGCGGACGTGGATGGCGTTCGGCGCCGGCGACCGGATCTGGGAGCCCGGCCAGGTGCCCGTCCTCCAGCGGAACCTCGCGGCGATCGCGGCGGCCGTCGCCCGGTTCGAGCCGGTGACGATGCTGGTGCGCCCGGACGAGCTGGACCTGGCGCGCGGGCTCCTCGGCGACGCCGCGGTCGAGCTGGTCGCCGCGGAGCTGGACGACCTGTGGCTGCGCGACACCGGTCCGGTGTTCGTCACCGGCGACGGGGAACTGGCCGCGGTGGACTTCAACTTCACCGGCTGGGGCGGGAAACAGGAGCACTCGCGCGACAGCCGGGTCGCCGGGCTCGTCACCGGCCGGGCCGGCGCCAGCGCCGTCCACACCGGACTGGTACTCGAGGGCGGCGGGATCGAGGTCGACGGCGAGGGCACGGCCATCATCACCGAAAGCTGCGTGCTGAACGAGAACCGCAACCCGGGACTGTCCAAACAGGACGCCGAAGCCCAGCTCGGAGAAGTGCTCGGCCTGGAGAAGATCATCTGGCTCCCGGGCATCGCCGGGCACGACATCACCGACGGGCACACCGACTTCTACGCCCGCTTCGCCGGTCCGGGCGTGGTGGTCGCCGGGCTCGACACCGATCCGGACTCCTACGACCACGACGTCACCCGGCGCCACCTGGACCTCCTGAAATCGGCGGCCGACGCGCGCGGCCGCCCGCTGCGGGTCGAAGTGATCAAGGCTCCCACCCGGCTGCGGCACGAGTCGGCCGATGCCGACTTCGCCGCCGGGTACATCAACTTCTACGTCTGCAACGGCGGCGTCATCGCCCCCGAATTCGGCGACCGCAAGGCCGACGCCGCCGCGCTCGCCACCCTGAGGCGCCTGTTCCCTGGCCGCCACGTCGTCCAGCTCGACATCGACGGCATCGCGGCCGGCGGTGGCGGCATCCACTGCACCACCCAGCAGGAACCGGCGCTGAGGTGA
- a CDS encoding APC family permease, with amino-acid sequence MTTTLSPRDATETTDRGERHRLSVVGGLAALSLDAMASVAYGPEAIVIVLAVAGGTGLGFTLPVTLAIALLLGVLTLSYRQVIAAFPDGGGAYGVSRAHLGSRASLVAAASLIVDYVLNVAVSVAAGVAALTSAFPALLPYTLWLCLGVLALVTCVNLRGIAESARAFILPTAIFVGAILTVIVAGLIRSGPAVAGAAPQHATSLQTVGILLLLKAFANGCAALTGVEAIANTVPSFRKPRVRRAQRAEIALGGLLAVMLIGLAVLIGKFSIHPVDGVTVLSQVTTASLGDGFGFYVVQFSTVVLLALAANTSFGGLPVLAQLLAKHNNLPHVFALRAERQVYRYGVGFLAVTSALLLVVSDGDMNTLVPLFAIGVFVGFTLSQVGMVRHWFRNRPRGWRGKAALNGFGALLTGIAAVVVAATKFSEGGWLIIVALPVLVLGMEWVNRSYRRIGNRLQLGRTPPPPRPNRSLVVVPVHTVSLLTRDALAAALSLGDRVEAVHVAHPDEEAATREFVEAWERWHPEVTLVRLYDERRRLGEPLVEHLRKHAGCHVFVLIAEVEPEHPWQRILQNRRGAVLARALRRRSDAVVCRMRFRLATAAPERSSLGAG; translated from the coding sequence GTGACCACCACGCTTTCGCCCCGCGACGCCACTGAGACCACCGACCGGGGCGAACGGCACCGGCTGTCCGTCGTCGGCGGGCTGGCCGCGCTCTCCCTGGACGCGATGGCGTCGGTGGCGTACGGGCCCGAGGCCATCGTGATCGTCCTGGCCGTCGCGGGCGGCACCGGCCTCGGGTTCACCCTGCCGGTCACCCTCGCGATCGCGCTCCTGCTGGGCGTCCTGACGCTGTCGTACCGGCAGGTGATCGCCGCGTTCCCGGACGGCGGCGGCGCCTACGGGGTCAGCCGGGCCCACCTCGGGTCCCGGGCCTCGCTCGTCGCCGCGGCTTCGCTGATCGTCGACTACGTGCTCAACGTCGCGGTGTCCGTGGCCGCCGGCGTCGCGGCGCTGACGTCGGCGTTCCCCGCGCTGCTGCCCTACACGCTGTGGCTGTGCCTCGGCGTGCTGGCGCTGGTGACGTGCGTGAACCTGCGCGGCATCGCCGAAAGCGCGCGGGCGTTCATCCTGCCCACCGCGATCTTCGTCGGCGCGATCCTCACCGTCATCGTGGCCGGCCTCATCCGCTCCGGCCCGGCGGTGGCGGGTGCCGCCCCGCAGCACGCCACCAGTCTGCAGACGGTCGGGATTCTGTTGCTGCTCAAGGCTTTCGCCAACGGGTGCGCCGCGCTCACCGGGGTGGAGGCGATCGCCAACACCGTGCCGTCGTTCCGCAAGCCACGGGTGCGCCGCGCCCAGCGCGCCGAGATCGCGCTGGGCGGGCTGCTCGCGGTGATGCTGATCGGGCTCGCGGTGCTGATCGGGAAGTTCTCGATTCACCCGGTCGACGGCGTTACCGTGCTCTCCCAGGTGACCACCGCGTCCCTCGGCGACGGTTTCGGCTTCTACGTGGTGCAGTTCTCGACCGTCGTGCTGCTCGCGCTGGCCGCCAACACCTCGTTCGGCGGATTGCCCGTGCTGGCGCAGCTCCTCGCGAAGCACAACAACCTGCCCCACGTCTTCGCGCTGCGCGCCGAACGCCAGGTTTACCGCTACGGCGTCGGCTTCCTCGCGGTCACCTCGGCGCTCCTGCTCGTCGTCTCGGACGGCGACATGAACACGCTGGTCCCGCTGTTCGCGATCGGGGTGTTCGTCGGGTTCACCCTCTCGCAGGTCGGCATGGTCCGGCACTGGTTCCGGAACCGGCCCCGCGGCTGGCGGGGCAAGGCGGCGCTGAACGGCTTCGGCGCGCTCCTGACCGGCATCGCCGCGGTCGTCGTCGCCGCGACGAAATTCAGCGAGGGCGGCTGGCTGATCATCGTCGCGCTCCCCGTGCTGGTGCTGGGCATGGAGTGGGTGAACCGCAGCTACCGCCGGATCGGGAACCGGCTGCAACTCGGCCGCACCCCTCCCCCGCCGCGGCCGAACCGGTCACTCGTCGTGGTGCCGGTCCACACGGTGTCGCTGCTGACCCGCGACGCGCTCGCCGCGGCGCTGTCGCTCGGCGACCGGGTCGAAGCCGTCCACGTCGCCCACCCCGACGAAGAAGCGGCGACGCGGGAGTTCGTCGAGGCCTGGGAGCGCTGGCATCCCGAAGTCACGCTCGTCCGGCTGTACGACGAACGGCGCCGGCTCGGCGAACCGCTCGTCGAGCACCTGCGCAAGCACGCGGGCTGCCACGTCTTCGTCCTCATCGCGGAAGTCGAGCCGGAGCACCCGTGGCAGCGGATCCTGCAGAACCGCCGCGGCGCCGTCCTCGCCCGCGCGCTCCGGCGCCGCTCCGACGCCGTGGTCTGCCGGATGCGCTTCCGGCTCGCCACCGCGGCTCCGGAGCGGTCGAGCCTCGGCGCTGGCTGA